Proteins from a single region of bacterium:
- a CDS encoding arylsulfatase: protein MAAQPNIVVIWGDDIGQSNLSCYTRGLMGYQTPNIDRLANEGMLFTDYYGQQSCTAGRAAFITGQTPFRTGLTKVGVPGADMGLRPEDPTLAELLKPHGYATAQFGKNHFGDRDEYLPTNHGFDEFYGNLYHLNAEEEPELRDWPPDAQFPNFRKVYAPRGVLHCFSDGGIEDTGPLTKKRMETIDDDVAERSANWIEAQAQAGVPFFVWVNFTHMHLRTHAKPESLGQSGLWQSEYHDVMIDHDRNVGTVLDKLDELGIADNTIVFYSTDNGPHMNSWPDGGMTPFRSEKNSNWEGAFRVPALVRWPGKIKAGSVCNDIMAHQDWVTTLLAAVGEADINEKLQKGHEANGKTFKVHLDGYNFLPYLLGEAPHGPRQGFIYFSDDGELVAVRFHNWKVVFAEQRRTGTLAIWGEPFIPLRFPKLFNLRCDPYERADITSNTYYDWLLDHIFLLAAAAVIVEEFVKTCEAFPPRQKPGTFTVDQILQQLQNPHAGAS from the coding sequence TGATCTGGGGCGACGACATTGGCCAGAGCAACCTGAGTTGCTACACGCGAGGACTGATGGGCTACCAGACGCCCAACATCGACCGCCTTGCCAACGAGGGCATGCTATTCACGGACTACTACGGGCAGCAGAGCTGCACCGCGGGCCGAGCCGCCTTCATCACCGGGCAGACTCCGTTCCGCACCGGTCTCACCAAGGTGGGGGTGCCAGGCGCCGACATGGGCCTGCGGCCCGAAGACCCGACGCTCGCCGAGCTGCTCAAGCCGCACGGCTACGCCACAGCGCAGTTCGGCAAGAACCACTTCGGTGACCGCGACGAGTATCTGCCGACCAACCACGGCTTTGACGAGTTCTACGGGAACCTCTATCACCTCAACGCCGAGGAAGAGCCGGAGTTGCGGGACTGGCCGCCGGACGCCCAGTTCCCGAACTTCCGTAAGGTCTACGCCCCACGCGGCGTGCTGCACTGCTTCTCCGATGGCGGGATCGAGGACACCGGTCCGCTGACCAAAAAGCGCATGGAGACGATCGACGACGATGTGGCCGAGCGGTCGGCGAACTGGATCGAGGCACAGGCTCAGGCCGGGGTGCCTTTCTTCGTCTGGGTCAACTTCACCCACATGCATCTGCGCACCCACGCCAAGCCTGAGAGCCTCGGACAGTCCGGGCTCTGGCAGTCGGAGTACCACGATGTGATGATCGACCACGACAGGAACGTCGGCACGGTCCTGGACAAGCTCGACGAGCTTGGCATCGCCGACAACACGATCGTGTTCTACAGCACGGACAACGGCCCGCACATGAACTCCTGGCCCGACGGCGGCATGACGCCCTTCCGTAGTGAGAAGAACAGCAACTGGGAGGGGGCCTTCCGCGTCCCCGCGCTGGTGCGGTGGCCCGGCAAGATCAAGGCCGGGTCGGTCTGCAACGACATCATGGCCCATCAGGACTGGGTCACGACCCTGCTGGCTGCTGTCGGCGAGGCCGACATCAACGAGAAGCTGCAGAAGGGCCATGAGGCGAACGGCAAGACCTTCAAGGTCCACCTCGATGGCTACAACTTCCTGCCCTATCTGCTGGGTGAGGCGCCGCACGGACCGCGGCAGGGGTTCATCTACTTCTCCGACGACGGTGAACTCGTTGCCGTGCGCTTCCACAACTGGAAGGTCGTGTTTGCTGAACAGCGCCGGACGGGGACCCTGGCCATCTGGGGTGAGCCGTTCATCCCGCTGCGCTTCCCCAAGCTGTTCAACCTCCGTTGCGACCCATACGAGCGGGCCGACATCACCTCCAACACCTACTACGACTGGCTGCTGGACCACATCTTCCTGCTGGCCGCAGCGGCCGTCATCGTGGAGGAGTTCGTCAAGACTTGCGAGGCGTTCCCGCCGCGCCAGAAGCCGGGGACCTTCACGGTCGATCAGATACTCCAGCAGCTGCAGAACCCGCACGCCGGCGCAAGCTGA
- a CDS encoding response regulator, translated as MIDPEAVVYVVDDEASVRRALTRLLASAGLRTEAFASAEEFLQAQSPDGPSCLVLDVALPGATGTELQEALIERGNSIPIVFITGHADVPTVVRALRGGAINLLPKPFGDAELLDAVVECLAVSRQRRRRARDAADIRARAARLSRRQRQVMHLVAQGLLNKQIGTALGITEKTVKVHRAKLMQLMQVNSVAELVRALTVLEQQPQTDWGASLTPPPTPATPRPT; from the coding sequence ATGATAGACCCTGAGGCCGTGGTCTACGTTGTTGACGACGAAGCATCCGTACGTCGCGCCCTGACAAGGCTGCTGGCCTCGGCCGGCCTGCGTACGGAGGCCTTTGCGTCCGCCGAGGAGTTCCTGCAGGCTCAGTCCCCCGATGGTCCATCGTGCCTGGTGTTGGATGTAGCCCTGCCGGGCGCGACGGGTACGGAGTTGCAGGAGGCTCTGATCGAGAGGGGCAACAGCATCCCCATCGTCTTCATCACCGGCCATGCGGACGTCCCTACGGTCGTGCGCGCGCTGAGGGGCGGCGCCATCAACCTCCTGCCCAAGCCCTTCGGCGATGCCGAGTTGCTGGACGCCGTCGTCGAGTGCCTCGCAGTGAGCCGGCAGCGGCGACGCCGGGCCAGGGACGCGGCGGACATCCGCGCCCGGGCGGCTCGGCTCAGTCGGCGCCAACGTCAGGTGATGCACCTGGTCGCGCAGGGACTGCTGAACAAGCAGATCGGTACGGCTCTGGGCATCACGGAGAAGACTGTGAAGGTGCATCGGGCGAAGCTGATGCAGCTCATGCAGGTCAACTCGGTCGCCGAGTTGGTGCGCGCCCTCACGGTGCTTGAGCAGCAGCCGCAGACGGACTGGGGCGCGAGCCTCACCCCACCGCCAACGCCCGCGACGCCTCGACCAACCTGA